A region of Toxorhynchites rutilus septentrionalis strain SRP chromosome 1, ASM2978413v1, whole genome shotgun sequence DNA encodes the following proteins:
- the LOC129763543 gene encoding chitinase-3-like protein 1 produces the protein MLKLISSLVIFLAIANHHAFARKPNVIGYVGTWAHYRSDKGKFTVDDIDPNLFTHLIYSFVGINKDGTIKSLDSWLDIDLQNFRKFNNLKQKNPELKTLVAIGGWNQGSENFSAVASSAASRKEFAKKAKEFCNNHNFDGIDMDWEYPGQRGGKTEDKKNFVLMLEELNNELKQDDLLLTAAVAAGEASAAISYNITEMSKHVDYINLMEYDFHGSWEKTAEHHAALHSKSPHDKLNVESSVKYWLNAGAPAAKLNLGLGLYGRTFKLSNTNQKSLGASATGPGTKGKYTMEDGFLGYNEICEKLKNKEMTEMWDATAKVPYATGGNDWVGYDNADSITAKGQFIKDNKLAGGMFWSIETDDFRGTCGKKYPLVTALKNCLGGNSAGETTKPTTRKPDVTIAPSTAGTAKPTAVTVKTTGSPGSIDCVSDGLYRHNSDCSKFYQCSSGRKFELTCPPGLHFNAKISVCDFKEKIVC, from the exons ATGCTGAAGTTAATTTCATCTTTGGTGATCTTTTTGGCGATTGCCAATCATCATGCGTTTGCCCGAAAAC CCAACGTCATTGGTTACGTCGGAACTTGGGCCCACTATCGCAGTGATAAAGGAAAGTTCACTGTTGACGATATCGATCCGAATCTATTTACGCACTTGATTTATTCTTTCGTCGGCATCAACAAAGATGGAACAATTAAATCATTAGACAGTTGGCTCGATATCGATTtgcaaaatttccgaaaattcaACAACCTCAAACAGAAAAATCCAGAACTGAAGACGCTGGTTGCAATTGGTGGATGGAACCAGGGCTCCGAAAATTTTTCGGCCGTTGCAAGTTCCGCAGCTTCAAGGAAAGAGTTCGCTAAAAAAGCGAAAGAATTCTGCAATAATCACAATTTTGACGGAATTGATATGGATTGGGAATATCCGGGACAACGTGGTGGAAAAACTGAAGATAAGAAAAACTTTGTGTTGATGCTGGAGGAGTTAAACAATGAGCTCAAGCAAGATGATTTATTGTTAACTGCAGCTGTTGCAGCGGGCGAAGCTTCCGCCGCGATATCTTACAACATAACGGAAATGTCCAAACACGTTGATTATATCAATTTAATGGAATATGATTTTCACGGTTCGTGGGAGAAAACTGCGGAGCATCATGCTGCCTTGCATAGCAAGTCACCACACGACAAGTTGAACGTTGAAAGTAGCGTTAAATATTGGTTGAATGCAGGAGCTCCTGCTGCAAAACTGAATCTGGGATTGGGTTTGTATGGTAGAACTTTTAAGCTGAGTAATACTAATCAAAAAAGCCTCGGAGCCTCTGCTACTGGCCCTGGAACCAAGGGTAAGTACACGATGGAAGATGGATTTCTGGGATATAACGAG ATTTGCGAAAAGTTGAAGAATAAAGAAATGACTGAAATGTGGGACGCCACCGCAAAGGTACCATATGCAACCGGCGGAAACGATTGGGTCGGATACGATAATGCAGACAGTATTACCGCGAAG GGTCAATTCATCAAGGATAATAAGTTAGCAGGTGGAATGTTCTGGTCCATTGAGACGGATGATTTCCGTGGAACCTGCGGTAAAAAGTATCCACTGGTTACGGCCCTGAAGAACTGCCTTGGAGGGAACTCCGCCGGAGAAACAACCAAGCCTACAACGAGGAAGCCAGATGTAACGATTGCCCCTTCAACCGCAGGTACCGCAAAACCAACCGCAGTCACCGTGAAGACAACCGGTTCTCCCGGAAGCATTGACTGTGTATCGGATGGACTTTATAGACATAACTCTGACTGTTCGAAATTCTACCAGTGCTCTAGTGGAAGAAAATTTGAACTAACTTGTCCTCCTGGATTGCACTTCAACGCTAAAATAAGCGTGTGCGATTTCAAAGAGAAAATTGTGTGTTGA